From Ardenticatenales bacterium, one genomic window encodes:
- the greA gene encoding transcription elongation factor GreA encodes MRDEGVVFLTAKGLEAIRKELAYLKDEKRAEISDRLHKAIAMGDLSENADYHAAKEDQAFMEGRIRDLEDTLRRAQVIEASGPSDKVRVGSRVTIMELGYDEEETYHIVGVHEADPTKGCISNESPFGRALLGAKVGQTVRVNSPTGALSLKVLRIA; translated from the coding sequence ATGAGAGATGAAGGTGTCGTTTTCCTGACGGCCAAAGGGTTAGAGGCCATCCGCAAAGAGTTGGCTTATTTGAAAGACGAGAAACGGGCGGAGATTTCCGACCGCCTGCATAAGGCTATCGCCATGGGCGACTTGAGCGAAAATGCGGACTATCATGCGGCGAAGGAAGACCAGGCCTTTATGGAAGGGCGCATCCGTGACCTGGAAGATACGCTGCGCCGGGCACAGGTGATTGAGGCTTCGGGGCCGTCCGACAAAGTGCGCGTGGGCAGCCGCGTGACGATCATGGAATTGGGGTACGACGAGGAAGAAACGTACCACATTGTGGGCGTTCACGAAGCGGACCCGACGAAAGGGTGCATTTCTAACGAGTCCCCGTTTGGGCGGGCGCTATTGGGCGCGAAGGTGGGGCAGACGGTGCGGGTGAACAGTCCCACGGGCGCGCTTTCGCTGAAAGTGCTGCGTATCGCTTGA
- the gcvH gene encoding glycine cleavage system protein GcvH: MTKILPDLLYTEDDEWVRVDGSTGVIGITDFAQDALSDIVYLELPAEGDTFAAGDAFGVVESVKAASDLYMPIAGTITAVNEDLIDAPEKLNADPYGAWLVQIDISDPGELDGLMDATAYQAHCDARH, translated from the coding sequence ATGACCAAAATACTCCCCGACCTGCTCTACACGGAAGATGACGAATGGGTCCGCGTTGACGGCAGCACCGGCGTTATCGGCATCACCGACTTCGCCCAGGACGCCCTCTCCGACATCGTCTACCTGGAACTCCCCGCCGAGGGGGATACGTTCGCGGCCGGCGATGCCTTCGGCGTCGTAGAATCGGTGAAAGCGGCATCGGATTTATACATGCCCATTGCCGGCACAATCACCGCCGTCAACGAAGACCTGATCGACGCCCCCGAAAAACTCAACGCAGACCCCTATGGCGCCTGGCTGGTTCAAATTGACATCAGCGATCCCGGCGAACTGGACGGCCTCATGGACGCCACCGCCTACCAGGCTCACTGCGACGCCCGCCATTAG
- the gcvP gene encoding aminomethyl-transferring glycine dehydrogenase, with the protein MATHSPLEATGNRDLLPPLDHFMSRHLGPRSADVDHMLARLHLDTLDTLVNQAVPATIRMTGALDLPAPRSESEILADLRQLANRNQVFRSFIGLGYYNTLTPPVVLRNILENPGWYTQYTPYQPEIAQGRLEALLNFQTMITDLTGLEIANASLLDEATAAAEAMTLCLRARPRKSTANVFFVSDRCHPQTIAVVQTRAVPLDIEVVVGDHETYDFTQPTFGALVQYPTSDGDILDYADFCAQAHAHDALVVVAADLLALTLLRPPGEFGADVVVGSSQRFGVPMGYGGPHAAFMSTRENYQRLMPGRLVGVSVDAQGKPALRLALQTREQHIRRDKATSNICTAQVLLAVMASMYAVYHGPQGLTRIARRVHLLAGILAQQLRQLGYTLNHAPIFDTLTITNGPRHQDAIAAAALAHRINLALHEDGRVGISVDETTTTADLRDLLAVFGADAAAIDLEAAADSVDIDYAAPFQRQTDFLTHPVFNTYHSETEMVRYIHQLQARDLSLVHSMIPLGSCTMKLNATTEMIPVTWPEFGQLHPFAPVDQTEGYQILFKQLEAALCEITGFAAVSLQPNAGSQGEYTGLLTIRAYHHAHGDDHRHICLIPSSAHGTNPASAVMAGMDVVVVACDDHGNIDVDDLRQKAARHRDHLAALMVTYPSTHGVFEAAIKEICQVVHDNGGLVYMDGANMNALVGLCRPAEFGADVCHLNLHKTFSIPHGGGGPGMGPICVTEHLAPFLPGHPLVKGVGGSRAIGPVSAAPWGSAGILLISHAYITMMGSAGLTQATQIAILNANYIAHRLDPYFPVLYKGDSGYVAHECILDLRHLKEFATVDDVAKRLMDFGFHAPTMSFPVPGTLMIEPTESEPLAELDRFCEAMIAIRAEMRAVENGDLDAKNNPLTGAPHTAEVVAGDAWDRPYSREQAAFPAPWVRAHKFWPAVSRIDNVYGDRNLFCVCIPMEEYA; encoded by the coding sequence ATGGCTACCCATTCCCCACTGGAAGCAACCGGCAACCGCGACCTCCTGCCGCCGCTTGACCATTTCATGTCCCGCCATCTCGGCCCCAGGTCCGCCGACGTAGACCACATGCTGGCGCGCCTGCACCTGGACACCCTGGATACGTTGGTGAACCAGGCCGTCCCCGCCACCATCCGCATGACGGGCGCGCTCGACCTGCCCGCTCCCCGCTCCGAATCCGAAATCCTCGCCGATCTGCGCCAACTCGCCAATCGCAACCAGGTTTTCCGCTCCTTCATCGGCCTCGGCTACTACAACACCCTCACCCCCCCCGTCGTCCTGCGCAATATCCTGGAAAACCCCGGCTGGTACACGCAGTACACCCCCTACCAGCCAGAAATCGCCCAGGGACGCCTGGAAGCCCTCCTCAACTTCCAGACCATGATCACCGACCTAACGGGGTTGGAAATCGCCAATGCCTCCCTGCTGGACGAAGCCACCGCCGCCGCCGAAGCGATGACCCTCTGCCTGCGCGCCCGCCCACGCAAATCCACCGCCAACGTCTTCTTCGTTTCCGACCGCTGCCACCCACAAACCATCGCCGTCGTGCAGACCCGCGCCGTCCCCCTGGACATTGAGGTGGTCGTCGGCGACCACGAGACGTACGATTTCACCCAACCCACCTTCGGCGCGCTCGTCCAGTACCCCACCAGCGACGGGGACATACTCGATTACGCCGATTTTTGCGCCCAGGCGCACGCGCACGACGCCCTCGTCGTGGTCGCCGCCGACCTGTTGGCGCTGACGCTGCTGCGCCCGCCCGGAGAGTTTGGCGCGGATGTGGTCGTGGGCAGCAGCCAGCGTTTTGGCGTGCCCATGGGATATGGCGGCCCGCACGCGGCCTTCATGTCCACCAGGGAAAACTACCAACGCCTCATGCCCGGTCGCCTCGTCGGCGTCTCCGTAGACGCCCAGGGCAAGCCCGCCCTGCGCCTCGCGCTGCAAACGCGCGAGCAGCACATCCGCCGCGACAAGGCCACCAGCAACATCTGCACGGCACAGGTGCTGCTGGCGGTGATGGCCTCCATGTATGCCGTCTATCATGGTCCGCAGGGGTTGACGCGCATTGCCCGCCGTGTTCACTTACTTGCCGGCATTCTCGCCCAACAACTGCGCCAACTCGGCTACACCCTCAACCACGCCCCCATCTTCGACACCCTCACCATCACCAACGGCCCCCGCCACCAGGATGCCATCGCCGCCGCCGCCCTCGCCCACCGCATCAACCTCGCCCTCCACGAAGACGGCCGCGTCGGCATTTCCGTGGACGAAACGACGACCACAGCAGATTTGCGCGACCTGCTGGCCGTCTTTGGCGCGGACGCCGCCGCCATTGACCTGGAAGCCGCCGCCGACAGCGTGGACATCGACTACGCGGCCCCCTTCCAACGCCAGACCGACTTCCTCACGCACCCCGTCTTCAACACCTATCACTCCGAGACGGAAATGGTGCGCTACATCCATCAGTTGCAAGCCCGCGACCTCTCCCTGGTGCATTCCATGATCCCCCTCGGCTCCTGCACCATGAAGCTGAACGCCACCACGGAGATGATCCCCGTCACCTGGCCAGAATTCGGCCAACTGCACCCCTTCGCGCCCGTGGATCAGACGGAAGGCTACCAGATACTGTTTAAGCAGCTAGAAGCGGCGCTGTGCGAAATCACCGGTTTTGCCGCCGTTTCCTTGCAACCCAACGCCGGTTCACAGGGCGAATACACCGGCTTGCTCACCATTCGCGCCTACCACCACGCCCACGGCGACGACCATCGTCACATTTGCCTCATCCCCAGTTCCGCGCACGGCACCAACCCCGCCAGCGCCGTCATGGCCGGCATGGATGTGGTCGTCGTCGCCTGCGATGATCATGGCAACATCGACGTGGACGACCTGCGCCAGAAGGCAGCGCGGCACCGCGACCACCTCGCGGCCCTTATGGTCACATATCCCTCCACGCATGGCGTCTTCGAGGCAGCCATCAAGGAAATCTGCCAGGTCGTACATGACAACGGCGGCCTTGTGTACATGGATGGCGCCAACATGAACGCGCTCGTCGGCCTCTGCCGCCCCGCCGAGTTTGGCGCGGACGTCTGCCACCTCAACCTGCACAAGACATTTTCTATCCCGCATGGCGGCGGCGGACCGGGGATGGGTCCCATCTGCGTCACGGAACACCTGGCCCCCTTCCTCCCCGGCCATCCACTGGTCAAAGGCGTAGGCGGCAGCCGCGCGATTGGTCCTGTTTCCGCCGCGCCGTGGGGCAGTGCCGGCATTCTCCTCATCTCCCACGCCTACATCACCATGATGGGCAGCGCAGGATTGACCCAAGCCACCCAAATCGCCATCCTCAACGCCAACTACATCGCCCACCGCCTCGACCCCTACTTCCCCGTCCTCTACAAAGGAGACAGCGGCTACGTCGCCCACGAATGCATTCTCGATCTGCGCCACCTGAAGGAATTCGCCACCGTGGACGACGTCGCCAAACGACTGATGGACTTCGGCTTCCACGCCCCCACCATGTCCTTCCCCGTGCCCGGCACATTGATGATTGAGCCAACCGAAAGCGAACCACTGGCCGAACTAGACCGCTTCTGCGAAGCAATGATCGCCATTCGCGCCGAGATGCGCGCCGTGGAAAACGGCGACCTAGACGCGAAGAACAACCCACTCACCGGCGCGCCACACACGGCGGAAGTCGTCGCCGGCGACGCCTGGGACCGCCCCTACTCGCGGGAGCAGGCCGCATTCCCCGCGCCCTGGGTGCGCGCACACAAATTCTGGCCCGCCGTCAGCCGCATTGACAACGTCTATGGCGACCGCAACCTCTTCTGTGTCTGCATCCCCATGGAAGAATACGCCTGA
- a CDS encoding LmeA family phospholipid-binding protein produces MTLQKSKFLILALMGLLLLPALACGSSSAKISTLSPDTTEKLDTAAATAAAGAQQLGDIAGTAAAQVATAAPTLQASAQEIVENAATSIPTIMAQLEDAAPTLEAQAAAVSTIIAGMPAGVTMDELKARFADVQLDENGTFSVTITDQEWNAALMARQEARIAANDPPATQDIVFTFYPDRIDLTGNVVSPIQGPLTASFRPYIADGTFQFEILAATINDVEVPKPLLDLAAGSVRETITELISSLPDGLQLTDVRLDAGTMTINGQRP; encoded by the coding sequence ATGACGTTGCAGAAGTCTAAGTTCCTGATTCTGGCGCTGATGGGGTTGTTGTTGCTGCCGGCATTGGCCTGTGGTTCCAGCAGCGCGAAAATCTCTACCCTCTCCCCCGATACGACGGAGAAACTTGATACGGCTGCCGCTACCGCCGCTGCCGGTGCGCAGCAGTTGGGCGACATTGCCGGCACAGCCGCCGCCCAGGTTGCCACTGCCGCCCCCACCCTGCAAGCCTCCGCGCAAGAGATCGTGGAAAACGCTGCCACCAGCATCCCCACCATCATGGCCCAATTGGAAGACGCCGCTCCCACGCTGGAAGCGCAGGCCGCCGCCGTGAGTACGATTATTGCCGGCATGCCCGCGGGCGTGACCATGGACGAGCTGAAGGCGCGCTTTGCCGATGTGCAACTTGACGAAAACGGGACCTTCAGCGTGACCATCACCGACCAGGAATGGAACGCCGCCCTCATGGCCCGCCAGGAAGCGCGCATTGCCGCCAACGACCCGCCCGCCACGCAAGACATTGTTTTTACCTTCTACCCCGACCGCATTGACCTCACGGGCAACGTCGTCAGTCCGATTCAAGGCCCGCTCACGGCCTCTTTTCGCCCGTATATCGCGGATGGGACGTTTCAGTTTGAGATTCTGGCGGCGACGATTAACGATGTAGAAGTGCCCAAGCCGTTGCTGGACCTGGCGGCGGGGTCGGTGCGGGAGACGATTACGGAGTTGATCAGCAGCCTGCCGGATGGTTTACAGTTGACGGATGTGCGGCTAGATGCCGGCACAATGACCATCAACGGACAACGCCCCTGA